CTATTGTTGTCATCTTCTAGAAATTCTTCCCGtgtttcaatttttttgtcAACAGAGTCTTCTTCTAGATCTTGCTGACTcttctttccttcttcattgGCAGAATTCTCTAAGGGATTGACTCGATTCTGCGAACTAATATCGAGAGGAGAGGGTGAGACCTTCACGACTTCACTCACATCAGGCCCTCCAGGGGATTGTTCAGGGGATTGTTCAGGGGGCTGTTCAGGGCCTACCAATCCCTCTTGGTGTCGAATTCCTTCTATCATATCTTGCTCCTCCTTCTGATTCTCCTGGTGTGCTTCACCGCTCGCCTCATACGTCTCAGTTGTCTTCTTACTCGAATCATCGACTTTCTCAAGTCCATTCGAAGAAAGCGACACATTCTCAACCAATTGTTGAGGCTGATTCAAAATTGCGCTAACTTCTGACTTGTCTCCACCATCAATGACGTTGTCTTCCTCCAACGTTGGAGTATTACTCTTTGATGTGTCTCTTGAAGCACAATGTGGAGATTCACCTTCCCCTTCTTCACTAGGAGACGCCGAAGCTGCCACGCTTGTGGCCGCTGATACGGAAGGCTTTGATTTATTCCGACCAGAGTTCCTTCCTTGTCTCTGCTTTCTGGCCATGATTGGATGGCACTGATCTTCTACGGATCTACTCGATGGACAGGTTGAACTAACTGTAGAACGAAAGATCCGATATCTTTCGCTCAAATAATACCTATATCAATATATTATTTTCGATTAGTATTATATAAATTAAATTTTATAAAGGTTGAGACTGCATTTATCCAAAcagtttgatatcatcCTTCAAAATGTCCTCTCCTTCTGATTCACCTTGTACCTCTTCGTTATGCTCATCCTCGTTCATGTTGACCTTTTGCCCAAATAATGACGCAAAAAACTCGTCAATTTGGTAGTCGTTCCACTTGTAGGCATGTGGGTTGGAGGCTTCAAAATTCAATAATGGATCTTGAACTGTATACCTCAGCTTACGACCCTTAGTcgcttttctttcataaCTTTTATGCAATTTGGATTTCGAAAATGTAATAACAGTTGATGTAGATGTCAGCTTCTGTGTATCAGAAACTTTCTTATCGACTAGATCGTTCAGAAGAACTCTATAGaaatcgtcatcatcataGATATAtttgttttccttcaaagatcGGTCAATGTTGCTGAAGTATTTGGTCTCATTGTTATCTTTATCGTTGTCGAtcaattcatcatcatctacTACTTCTTCTGTCTCGGTGTATCCTAATGGCACTACGCTTCTTCTGTTGAGTCTGGTTCTTTTGATTAATCTATCCATGTCTGCCAAATAGTTGTCCACTTGAGTCGAACTATCTTGGTTAATAGCCTTGAATTTGGATGAGCTCAAAGCAGTTGCTCCGGAAGCATTTTGGACTTTTTGAGACCATTTAACGAGGACGTTCCTTCTATATTCATTAACTATGTTatccaacttggaagatTCCTCCAAATAATGCTGTAAACTACGTTTCTTACTTGGAATAGGGGGAAACTCTTGGCTCACAATCTTGCTTTTGTTTAATAGCTTGCCTCTCAGTTCTAAAGTGACATCCAATAAATTGTATAGTTTATCTTGTAGCTTATCCAGGTGTTTGGAAGACTTTGGTGCTTTATTCTGTTCGTAATATTCTTTGTTAATGGGTAGACCATTCGATGCTACTAATCCTTTCTGTAATTTTATTCTGAGGTCAACCAATTGATCATACTGTTTCTGCTGATTCAACACTGCAAACCCTTTCAGTGCATCTTGTTTATTGGAAGTTGATAATTGGTTTACAATGGTTTTCCTTTCGGAGCTTATAAGTTGCTGTAGTTTTGATCTCTTGTAGTCTAGATCTTCACCTGAGTtagattcttcttcactcTCAGAATCACCTTGGCTTTGATCactatttttttcatccGATTCGGACTCTGATCCTGAAACCGAAAGTGCATCTTCAGTTTCCGAATGTTCAACATCCTCATCGTCCTCCTCCTCATCGTCCTCGTCTCCAAAAACATCGGCTCTACTACTCTTTTTTCCCTCGTATTGTCCTCCCAATTTAACTGCGTTCTCTCTTATCCTTGACTTGCCAACTTTAACATAGTGGTTACTTTTATCCTCTTCACTCTCGGAGCCAAAAGAACTATTATCTCCATAGTCAAGTACTGCTCCTCCTTCTTGGTCTTCTATATCAAAATCTCCAGACGCTGGTTGAGACAATTCTGCCAATGTTTCAGCCAATGTCTTTCTAGCCATGCTATGTAGTTCTCTACTAAAtaaaatttttcagatttttttttcttccctcGCTTATCTAAGATATGACAAGCGGGATGCTGGATGTGATCTATTCTACTATTTactcaacttcaaagaactaACCCCATTGCTTAGGGAATCTACCTGTGATTGCTCCTTCTTGAATGAACGGCCTGCTCTTCCCTTAGAAACCGAGTCGGCACCTCGTTTGAAAGCGGCAAGGTCTTCACTCTTTTTGGCAAGCCTTCTGCCCCCCCTTTGCAGCTCGTAATTTCCAAGTAAATCGTCGATCATTCCTTCAAGATCCtgtctttcttccttcatGTCAAACGGCTGAtactcttcatcttcgtcttcgtct
This is a stretch of genomic DNA from Komagataella phaffii GS115 chromosome 3, complete sequence. It encodes these proteins:
- a CDS encoding Essential protein possibly involved in secretion → MARKTLAETLAELSQPASGDFDIEDQEGGAVLDYGDNSSFGSESEEDKSNHYVKVGKSRIRENAVKLGGQYEGKKSSRADVFGDEDDEEEDDEDVEHSETEDALSVSGSESESDEKNSDQSQGDSESEEESNSGEDLDYKRSKLQQLISSERKTIVNQLSTSNKQDALKGFAVLNQQKQYDQLVDLRIKLQKGLVASNGLPINKEYYEQNKAPKSSKHLDKLQDKLYNLLDVTLELRGKLLNKSKIVSQEFPPIPSKKRSLQHYLEESSKLDNIVNEYRRNVLVKWSQKVQNASGATALSSSKFKAINQDSSTQVDNYLADMDRLIKRTRLNRRSVVPLGYTETEEVVDDDELIDNDKDNNETKYFSNIDRSLKENKYIYDDDDFYRVLLNDLVDKKVSDTQKLTSTSTVITFSKSKLHKSYERKATKGRKLRYTVQDPLLNFEASNPHAYKWNDYQIDEFFASLFGQKVNMNEDEHNEEVQGESEGEDILKDDIKLFG